In Funiculus sociatus GB2-C1, one DNA window encodes the following:
- a CDS encoding DUF3421 domain-containing protein has product MTTKSIRVAALSVLPITLILTSNSTILAQNLSQLQISFAWVAASNGQVPPKAVVGGKENGSSLYICRTKYKNGVHPGKVVSNNCNFGWGGQEVLQPNYEVLTAPRSVQINWIAASNGQIPAGFIVAGYEGGQSLILCRAAYKGGVHPGKIVANNCNFGWGGKEILSPNYEVAVLRDR; this is encoded by the coding sequence ATGACTACAAAAAGTATCCGTGTCGCCGCGCTCTCTGTTTTACCAATTACTTTAATTCTGACATCTAATTCTACTATTCTGGCTCAGAATCTATCCCAACTTCAAATTTCCTTTGCTTGGGTTGCTGCATCTAACGGACAAGTGCCACCAAAAGCAGTGGTAGGTGGCAAGGAAAATGGCAGTTCCCTGTACATCTGTCGAACAAAATACAAAAATGGGGTGCATCCAGGCAAAGTTGTTAGCAATAATTGTAATTTTGGCTGGGGAGGACAGGAAGTTCTGCAACCTAACTATGAAGTTCTCACCGCACCCCGGAGCGTCCAAATTAATTGGATAGCTGCATCTAATGGACAAATTCCAGCAGGGTTTATAGTGGCTGGTTACGAAGGCGGTCAATCCCTCATCCTCTGTCGGGCAGCATACAAAGGTGGGGTTCATCCCGGAAAAATTGTAGCCAATAATTGTAATTTTGGTTGGGGGGGAAAAGAAATCCTCAGCCCCAACTATGAAGTAGCTGTGCTACGCGATCGCTAA